In Oncorhynchus tshawytscha isolate Ot180627B linkage group LG01, Otsh_v2.0, whole genome shotgun sequence, the genomic stretch tgccgctcggtcatcgctcatccatatatttatatgtatatattctaattccatccctttacttagatttctgtgtattaggtagttgttgtggaattgttagattacttgttagatattactgcactgttagaactagaagcacaagcattttgctacacttgcaataatatctgctaaccatgtgtatgtgaccaataaaatgtgattgagACAAATATTTCACCacatgtataaatgtgaagcatccggttggcttTCCCATTCACTACCTATGGTGGTGAGAGGAAGACCAGTGGCCGGTAGTGGGAGCAGATGGAGCGACATTTGATCTCagtacagttttctgtttccaaaactagaatctgttacgAACATAGTGGACCaggttttgtagactttaccctttgccaaagtctCAAAAATTGCATTCTTTAAAAGGAGTGCACGGGCAAATCAATTTTTGCACATGCGCACTTCACAGAACGAAAATATGCAAATACTCTTTGGTGTCGCCTTGTTAACTCCCAAAAGTGGAAGTCATGTCACAggctctttccatttcccctgaaaatcAGATCATCCTGTTGTTAGGGACTCAGCACACTGAGCTATATTAAGACTCGGCAGAGGCTAGggctaacctaacgtagcaggaaTAGAAAGACAGGCTAACTTGGCTTTGCTGTAGTGCAGCCAAAGCCTGCCAGCAGCATACCTACCAAAGGTTGCACCGTGtccattacaatgtagaaaaatgcaTATCAGCTATCTTTCAATAGTTATCAATTTTTCCGTAGCTTCATCTTATTCTTCTTAACTATTTCTATGGATTCGTGGACGGAATTTATGGAAGATGACAAAACTTGAGATAACACTAGGTAGCAAAGTCAAAATCTTTGGAAGTTATATTTAAGTGAAATTTGGGAGTAAAGACCACACCTTaaccctttccctctctcattaACGTCAGTATTTACACACCTGGCATGGTACATCAGGTGAGCGGAAGCACTAATTAAGGTTATACGACATACAGTTAGTATGATAACAAAGGGAAAGTGTAACCTAGGTAACCTAGGGTCCATACAAATAGTACAGTTTACCACCATGTTCACTGGCCTGACAAAATAcaggtgaaaaaaaataaagaaatatgaaGAGAATGTGTTTTATACTTTCATTTTGTCTTAGATCTGCAAAGGTGTAGGGAAGAAATAAGCAGATTAAGTCTAAATGAGATATTAATAAACAACAACTGACTTTGGAAACATAATTTAATAAGTATTCAAGTACAGGAAAGAACATGACAGGTATGTGTGttgtaaaaatgtttatttttatttttaaatgtaactaTTGAAAGAGGTGTATgtttaaaacaatttaaaaaattaatGTGAAGCCTGTAATCTGTAAGAGAACAACAAGAGTACAACTGCAGACCGATACAGGGACTACTCATTAAGCCTAGACATAGTAGGGGAACTTCAGACATGgccataaagagagagggggcagggcactggagatgtgaggtacagagaggagtggaggagaggcgtgtgtgtgtctccgtctctgaaaaaaattaaaataatgtgTAACCATAACATAGCTAAACAAACAAATGGCCCCAGTCGATGGAACATAACTTCACAAACAGGTTCAACATCCTGGTTTTCAAGTGGTTTTAAattaaagaaatatattcaccATTAGTCTTGTAAGAGACCAACAAGAGCATCTGTGAATTCTCCGGTGTATGAGTTTCAAATCTGTCAATTCAGAAATCTATGTAACACTAATAATGGATGCTATCCTAAGACTTTATAAACAAATTACTTTatgaattgactgaatttaaaCGGAACTGACGTGTGTGAAAAGAAAGGTACAATGAGGGAGGTCAAAACAACAACCAgacatctcttctctcctgtccttcctgtgagctggtcaGCTAAATTGACTCCATTTCTTATAGGGAAGAGAAAAACAACACATTCAAGCTTAACATAATATAACACCAAAAAAGGTGAGATTTATGTTAACTAAATACTGATTGTGTAGTTAGTGGCATAAATATTGGAACAGTGTGGTAAAGTTCGTAATACTTGCTGTTTACTCATGGAATTTGTATTTCAGATCAAAAAGATATGACATGCAAATATTTAGACAGCAAACTGTTGTTTTAGGATATTTTCTAACCCTGAAACAACAGCTATACATTTGCCTCATTAATACTTTGATCTGAAATACCAATTAGCCTACATGACTATACTGTAAAAATGACCTACTTTACTTCACTGTCGCAACACTTATGACACTACCTGTGATGTGGGGAGAAAAAAACGTACCATTGAACTCGGCTTCGAAAAGCAGCTGATACATTTTATCCTTGACTGTTGCTTTTCTTTGCTGAGGCAGCCTCTTCTGTGTTGGCACCAGGCTCATGGCAAAGAGGGTCTCTTCATCCTCCTACCTGTGAGCATCAGGTTGGGCAGCATCCCTCTCGACGGCTTGGAGGAGCCTCTGCTGAAATGAGTTGAGTGGATCTGGGGGGCTAGTACCGCCGATGACGCCTGGTAGGGCGACGTTGTTCCTCttcgtttctctctctgtttctctccatggCCACATCCTGTTCAACAAGGTCCTCAGTGGTCACCTCCGTGAGGTTCATAATAATCTCAGGTGGTCGTAGATCCAGAGGTGCTTCCTCCATTTCATCATCTTCCATGGCTGCACCGGTGGTGGTCATACTTGTGGATGATGTAGACGTTGTAGAGGGTCTCGCTGCACCGGTGGAGGCGGTGGTCACACTTGTAGGTGACGTTGAGGGTCTTGATGCACCGGTGGCGACAACACTTGTGGATGATGTAGTAGAGGGTCTGGCTGTAAAATTGCCACTCGTTGCCCGAGGCACAATAAATGGATCCAGAAAAGAAAGAATGTGGCAGAAGTGCCAAGGCTGCTGGCCTGAAGCTGCTGACACagacctcttcttctctttctctgcccttctctctctctgatacctgTCCCGGAGTCCTCTCCACTTACTCCTACAGTCTTCTTCTACATAGACATGAACATGATAAGCCAAACCATTATCTAGCATAACTATAGTTATTAGATAGCTATCATGGACATGTCACCTactgtacacatagacacacggttatctgaccaaattatcagCGGTGGTTgtatctaccatctctattactATTTATctgacatacacactcacactctttCAAACATGATTATTTGGTAATGTTATCAGGGGTAGTAACTAGCATAATGGATTTGACtatttcttacacacacacacacacacaaaagaaaattggctaggttagctagctagctaactagccacaTCTAGCACAAGCTCACTACTCAACTGACCTGGCAATCCTACTATCATGGACACTTGTCTCCAAGCagcattttgttgtgtttatgtCCCCGTAGCGCTCAGCAGTTGTGTCAAAAAGACACGGTTTTGAGGATACTGAGAAAATGATTATCTCCTCCATGTGTCCAACCGCATTTGACCATCTGCAAAAGATACCTGCATCAGTATAGTTGCCTAGCTGCGCAAAATGTTATGCAGCAGTGATGCATGACGCAGTAGGTGTGTTCGACGCAGTAGGTGTGTTCGAAGCGTTAGGAGAATTTACGGAGCAGGTTAGAATTATTAGTCTTGAGAAAATGGTTGGGTTTGCTAAAATGCAAAAACATTTCAACTTTTGACTTCAaatctgcaatatgtaactttttgagcAACCCGAGTAAATTCACATAGACATGCGAGTTATACATCTGTAATTCtcgttgaaagcaagtctaagaagcaatAGATAGGTTCTATGTGGACTATTTCTTTGCTTCCCAGTCTTACgtttagtttttgcatcttttacttttggacaccagcttcaaacagctgaaaatacaatatttggggtttaatgacctgactagatcaCAAAGGAACAATTTTCCAGACAGAGGGTTGAGTTTACGAATTGACGGTTTCTTAACCCAActttacacaggctactgtttggccgtagcccacgccaaataaaCGAAAGATACCCCACAAGCCAACCGTGACCTTCTCTTGTAAAGGCCagacgtaagagagagaacaaaggctaaacctggtcttaacttTCAATCCTCCGTCCCCCTGCCCAACCCCCCTCCACGCCACTCCGCCAACCACCAGGATGCccggcatcagaacattccaggcattcccgtgattggcagatagcaggttgattggcatgtcggaccccgcgaacactgggtactggtaagtacaacacaaccaccTACGAGCCTAACACAACACTGTGCGGGTCGCTACagtatatttcacagcggtttagatggtacaatgattctctagtCTCAATGCTTGTTATGTCACATAAATTGAAATTAAGcgaactattcgaattttagcaaccaggaaattagcgatttctgcatagtgcatctttaattaGGCAAAATCGGGATCCCTTCTAACCATGACCAGAGTAAGTTGCCACCACTATTTCAATGTAGTTTCCCGTACAAGAGAGGAAATGCACGTTTAGGTTCCACCTCCGAAGAATGAGGTTAACACATGCATAAAGTAAAAAATTTGCTATATCGTCAAAATGTGTGCAAACAAAAATTTATGGTTATGGTTTATGATGGACTTTTTATGACTTCGGAAGAATGATGAAGGTTACTTCACAGGAGGTTTGTGGATCTTAATTGGTATAGGCGGGCTCGTGTTATTGACTGgtgcggaattagtggaatgctatcaaatacatcaagcacatggtttgatgccattccatttccggtatttgataccattctacttGCTCGGTTCCAGcctttattatgagccatcctcccctcagcagcctccactgctaatTATACATATTCACAAATTGAGTGTGGGAATCTCCACATGGAGTTGATAAACATCAAGTAGGGCACTGACAGCTATCACTGTAGCGAGCTAGCATTAACCTTATCTAGCTAGTTATCTGGCTAACCTTATCTAGCTAGTCATCTGTTgttgcttgtttgttttttactaCACCATATTCCAAAGATTAACCAGCTTGATCTATGGCTGGCTCTGGAGCTGGATTTGTCATAAGCATTGGTTTAGGGAAAACTTCACCACAGATGGAAACCACTGGCCTTGCCAGAAGTTACCAACTCTACCGTTACGCTTGTTTACACTGGGCTGCACTGGGGTCGGAATGCAATCATGGTTACATTAAGACACCATCAAATTTGGAGTATAGTGGCATATCCCATCCCTGCATTGAGGTATGTTTTCCAACCAATATCTCGCACCGGCTCCACGGTGTCACAATGTAACCATGATTGCATTCCGACCCCAATGTAAAATGCAATTTTATGGACAATGGTGGATGGTTCTTAAAATAATCTTTGTGTTAGGGGGCTCTTAGAAGAGCAGTTTCACTCCACGGCATACTGCCAATGGACTTCACCTTCTGGCGATGAGAAGTAGGTGGTCAGCTTCTCCCTCACCTGGAGTTCCTGTCTAGGGGCGTTGTTAGACATCAGGTAGGTGACCATTTGGCGTTCCCATCTCCATCCCAAACGGCTCCTGAAATGACCTCCGCAGGTAGTTGTAGACAACACATGTGGCCTTCACGCAGGCATTGACATTTGAGAGGATGAGACCAAGCACTCTCCAATACATTCTCCACCGGGCTGCCAGAATCCCAAAGGTGCATTCAACAACTAACCTTGCCCCGGACAGTCGTTTGTTAAAGATCCTTACAGGCTTTGGCAATGGCAGCTGGCGTCCAGTGTAGGGCCTCATGAGGTTGGGTCTCAAAGGGAAGGCCTTGTCATCGACGAAGACGTGGGGAACAGGTCCCAGGTCTTCAGCCCCAGTGAGTGATGGTGGAATCTCCAGGGTGCCATCCTGAAGTGCCTGGCCGAAGGCAGAGTCCCGGAGGGTCCCGCCATCCCTTCCCTTGCCGTAAGCACCAACATCGACAACACAGAAATAGTAGATTGCATCTACTACAGCCAAGAGTACAACTGAATATGTACCCTTGTAGTTGTAGAATTGCGAACCCGAGCACGGTGGAGCCTGGATTACTACATGTTTCCCGTCAATGGAGCCAAGACAGTTGGGGAAATTCCACCTCTCCAGGAACTCAGCAGCGATGGCCCTCCAGTCTTCCTCCTTGGGGACAGGCATGTATTCACCAACCAGACAGTCCCAAATGGCTTGTGCTACAGAGGGGACAATGCCTGCCACCGGGGACCGTCCAACTCGGAAGCTGAATCCACTGGTACTGTAGGAGTCCCCTGTCGacaagaatctaaaatataattccAAATAATTATCAATATTGTGTGTAACTTGAATTCCACCCACATACAGTggaacaaaaaagtatttagtcagccaccaattgtgcaagttctcccacttaaaaagatgagaggcctgtaattttcatcataggtacacttcaactatgacagacaaactgagggaaaaaaaatccagaaaatcacattgtaggatttttaatgaatctatttgcaaattatggtggaaaagaagtatttggtcacctacaaacaagcaagatttctggctctcacagacctgtaacttcttctttaagagtctcctctgtcctcaactcgttacctgtattaatggcacctgtttgaacttgttatcagtataaaagacacctgtccacaacctcaaacagtcacactccaaactccactatggccaagaccaaagagctgtaaAAGGACACCAGacacaaaattgtagacctgcaccaggctgggaagactgaatctgcaataggtaagcagcttggtttgaagaaatcaactatgggagcaattagtaggaaatggaagacatacaagaccactgataatctccctcgatctggggctccacgcaagatctcaccccgtggggtcaaaatgatcccaagaacagtgagcaaaaatcccagaaccacacgcggggacctagtaaatgacctgcagagagctgggaccagagtaacaaagcctaccatcagtaacacactacgccgccagggactcaaatcctgcagtgccagacgtgtccccctgcttaagccagtacatgtccaggcccgtctgaagtttgctagagagcatttggatgatccagaagaagattgggagaatgtcatatggtcagatgaaaccaaaatagaaccttttggtaaaaactcaactcgtcgtgtttggaggacaaagaatgctgagttgcatccaaagaacaccataccaactgtgaagcatgggggtggaaacatcatgcttcggggctgttttcctgcaaagagaccaggatgactgatcagtgtaaaggaaagaatgaatggggccataaatcgtgagattttgagtgaaaacctccttccatcagcaagggcattgaagatgaaacgtggctgggtctttcagcatgacaatgatcccaaacacaccacccaggCAACGagggagtggcttcgtaagaagcatttcaaggtcctggagtggcctagccagtctccagatctcaaccccatagaaaatctttggagggagttgaaagtccgtgttgcccagcaacagccccaaaacatcactgctctagaggagatctgcatggaggaatgggccaaaattccagcaacagtgtgtgaaaaccttgtgaagacttaaagaaaacgtttgacctctgtcattgccaacaaagggtatataacaaagtattgagataaacttttgttattgaccaaatacttattttccaccataatttgcaaataaattcattaaaaatcgtacaatgtgattatctggataattttttctcattttgtctgtcatagttgaagtgtacctatgatgaaaattacaggcctctcatctttttaagtgggagaacttgcacaattggtggctgactaaatacttttttgccccactgtattatatccacccactggctccatgtcatctacaagaccctgctaggtaaagtccccccttatctcagctcgctgagGCACCTCAACTTTATTTTCATTTGGTAACATTGCATAATTAAAAAGGATTATAAACCAACTTTGGGAAAAGTTATAGTCCTAATGAACATTCTGTAAAAGGATATCTGATGTCAAATAGGGACTCTTAACTGGAGAGCcctttagctagctaggttgcacATAAAAACAATGTATCAAATATCAATCAATTATGGTATCAAATGCTTTAAAAATGTACTTGAATTGAACTTACCGGAGACAAATCGTCAGGCGTTCAACTGGGCTGATGGACTCCCGGGCGATCCTGGCTCCAACCATCTGGAGCAGGTGATCGACCTGGCTTCGGTCCTGACGAAATTCCTCTCCAAACAGTCGAAGCTCTTGAATGAGACCGTGGAACTCCCCTGCCTGCTTTCGGGACTTTAACCATCTCTAGACCTCTGCTTTCGGCGGGGCTGGTCCCGACCCAACAGGCGCGATCAAGACCAACTTCCTCAACGTTGGTCTCATTGTTGACTATTTATTATTGCATTTCGCAATAATTTCGGGAAATTATATTATAGGCTCTCataattaatttgtggatgtcatcGAAAAAATTATATACTTggcaaataaatgaataaaacatttaaagaaaTTCTAGTCAAACTGTCTTTATTATGTTATCCCACATTTGTTTACTGGATATGTGTGCATCAAAAATTCAACATTCACATTTTGCTGCTTTCGGTCAAGTAAGTCCACGCATACAATTTGATGCATACGTTCGATAAATccatgctgcaaggcaaacgcaaggttccattggaaatgaatgtacttctgatGAATCAAAACGCAAAACACAgtcggtgtgttcgaagcgtAAAACGAAAAGTCAAATTTGAAGTTAATTTGACAAATATTGGACCCTTCTAGCAAAGACAAAAGTTGGATCCCGTCTACCCATGACCACTTCCTGTTCCTTGCACAGCGGAGACAAATGAGCCCTATCTGTGGACAGTCTACGATCGTTCTTTATGCCGCATTCAAATCAACTGGGAACTCGAAAAAACGGGTGGAAAATAACTCCAGCTGGTAAAATCGTTTTAATGCTCATACAACTCGGAaatccaagtcgggaactctggcctctttcgaGAGCTCCAACTTTCCGGCCTGGGGGTCACTGACGTCAAGATTTGACCTCGTTTTTCCGAGTTCaaatcagtgatcttcaggttggaaaatcggagctctagaaagaggctcgAGTTGGATGACAGTTCAAATCAGTTTTCCCATTCGGATCTTGCTTTTTGTGAATTCCCAGTTTTTTTGAACGCGGCATTATAACTCGACTGCATCAGGAGAAAAATGCGATCAAACCCCGGAAACGGAAATCTTAGCAAAATGAATTCAGATTTTTTAAACAG encodes the following:
- the LOC112250342 gene encoding protein ALP1-like isoform X1 → MVGARIARESISPVERLTICLRFLSTGDSYSTSGFSFRVGRSPVAGIVPSVAQAIWDCLVGEYMPVPKEEDWRAIAAEFLERWNFPNCLGSIDGKHVVIQAPPCSGSQFYNYKGTYSVVLLAVVDAIYYFCVVDVGAYGKGRDGGTLRDSAFGQALQDGTLEIPPSLTGAEDLGPVPHVFVDDKAFPLRPNLMRPYTGRQLPLPKPVRIFNKRLSGARLVVECTFGILAARWRMYWRVLGLILSNVNACVKATCVVYNYLRRSFQEPFGMEMGTPNGHLPDV